In Acidisarcina polymorpha, the DNA window GTTTGCGAAATGACCGAGTCAAAACAAACGGCAATGTCGAATGACAGGTCTACTGCAGGGTGGCCACCCTTCAGTTATTAGGTTATGCGTTTGGTATACGAAGCACAAGAACTGACCAAAACGTGACATACTAACTAAAAGGTAACCATGAAACGAAAAGCAGCGCCCACCTCTCAGGCATGTTCAGCGCAAGAGCTCGAAGACGCTCTAAGCGTTCTCGATGGGCGATGGAAGACACTGATCATCTACCACCTCTTCACCGCGCCTGTACTTCGTTTTTCCGATCTGCGCCGAGCCGTAGAAGGAATTTCTCAAAAGATGCTCATTCAGCAACGGAGAGACCTCGAGGCCGATGGAGTGATCTTTCGGAAGGTCTACCCTGTTGTCCCGCCCAAGGTGGAA includes these proteins:
- a CDS encoding winged helix-turn-helix transcriptional regulator → MKRKAAPTSQACSAQELEDALSVLDGRWKTLIIYHLFTAPVLRFSDLRRAVEGISQKMLIQQRRDLEADGVIFRKVYPVVPPKVEYGLTKDGLALRPALQALQDWAKSRTPPKA